In the genome of Populus nigra chromosome 9, ddPopNigr1.1, whole genome shotgun sequence, one region contains:
- the LOC133703383 gene encoding uncharacterized protein LOC133703383 isoform X1, with product MESILARALEYTLKYWLKSFSRDQFKLHGRTVQLSNLELNGDALHASMGLPPALNVTKAKVGKFEIILPYVSNVQVEPIVIQIDKLDLVLEENSESDASSGPNSAHSSSSSSKGSGYGFADKIADGMTIQVSTVNLLLETRGGAQHGGGATWASPLASITIRNLLLYTTNENWQVVNLKEARDFSNNKKFIYVFKKLEWESLSIDLLPHPDMFADASLACAQEGASRRDDDGAKRVFFGGERFLEGISGEAYITMQRTEQNSPLGLEVQLHIPEAICPALSEPGLRALLRFMTGLYVCLNRGDVDLQSQQRSTEAAGRSLVSIVVDHIFLCIKDTEFQLELLMQSLLFSRATVSDGKIASNLTKVMLGGMFLRDTFSRPPCTLVQPSMQAITENDGQIPDFAKNFCPPIYPLGDHQWQTNVGIPLICLHSLQLKPSPVPPCFASQTVIACQPLMIHLQEESCLRITSFLADGIAVNPGDILPDFSVNSVVFVLKELDVIVPLDVSQSHNPADNGNYTVHNAFAGARLHIENLFFSESPKLKLRLLNLEKDPACFCLWDGQPIDASQKKWTTGASHLTLSLETSSSLNGTLNLNGMTSGLWRCVELQDASVEVAMISADGGPLTNVPPPGGTVRVGVACQQYFSNTSVEQLFFVLDLYAYLGRVSETIASVGKNRRQKINRNESSGVRLMDKVPCDTAVSLAVKELRLRFLESSASDIEGMPLVQFIGEDLFIKVAHRTLGGAIAISSSICWQSVEVDCVETEGSLAYENGTQTSSVENGCLVAANGYPQLRAVFWVHNGHKYQANGITRTIPFLDTSMVHVIPLSELDRECHSLSVSACISGVRLGGGMNYAEALLHRFGVLGPDGGPGEGLSKGLENLSTGPLSKLFKGSPLIDNLKEDASPVDGKDGVLHLGIPDDVDVCIEFKDWLFALEGAQEMTDRWWFYNHEDVGREERCWHTSFQSLLVKAKSGPKKERNGKGKPNGKLKYPVELVTVGVEGLQTLKPQGQKGVSMPANGIKEVVETSGGVNLEVCMVALEENIDDEMANWAVENLKFSVKQPIEAVVTKDELQHLALLCKSEVDAMGRIAAGVLKLLKLEGSIGQAAIDQLSNLGSEGFDKIFTPDKFRKGTSPASTSFSPSPHIINESPRTTVESTVASLEEAVLDSQAKLAALFTDLSSSESSTQHLADIKQLGRKLESMQSLVMQLRTKI from the exons ATGGAGTCGATACTGGCACGTGCGTTAGAGTACACGCTCAAGTACTGGCTCAAATCTTTCTCTAGAGATCAGTTTAAGCTTCATGGAAGGACCGTACAACTTTCTAATTTAG AATTAAATGGAGACGCTTTGCACGCGAGTATGGGATTGCCGCCGGCGCTGAATGTAACAAAGGCGAAAGTAGGCAAATTCGAGATAATT CTTCCGTATGTAAGTAATGTACAAGTAGAACCGATTGTAATCCAGATTGATAAGCTGGATTTGGTTTTAGAGGAGAATAGTGAATCAGATGCAAGCAGCGGTCCGAACAG TGCGCATTCGTCTAGCAGTTCTAGCAAAGGTAGCGGATATGGATTTGCTGATAAG ATCGCGGATGGAATGACCATCCAGGTTTCCACTGTTAATCTTCTACTTGAAACACGTGGGGGTGCTCAACATGGGGGAGGGGCTACCTG GGCTTCACCACTGGCATCAATTACTATACGCAACCTTTTATTATATACAACAAATGAAAACTGGCAG GTAGTAAACCTAAAGGAAGCACGCGACTTCTCCAATAACAAAAAGTTCATATATGTATTCAAG AAACTTGAATGGGAATCTTTGTCTATTGATCTCCTGCCTCATCCTGATATGTTCGCCGATGCCAGTTTAGCATGTGCTCAGGAGGGAGCCTCCCGGAGAGATGATGATGGTGCAAAGCGAGTTTTCTTTGGTGGAGAACGTTTTCTGGAAGGAATATCTGGAGAGGCCTAT ATCACAATGCAGAGAACTGAACAAAACAGTCCACTCGGGCTTGAGGTTCAATTACACATTCCAGAAGCCATCTGTCCTGCATTGAGTGAACCAg GACTACGTGCTCTTCTTCGCTTCATgacagggttatatgtttgtctTAATAGAGGAGATGTGGATCTACAGTCTCAGCAG CGATCTACAGAAGCAGCAGGGCGTTCTCTTGTCTCAATTGTTGTGGACCACATATTTCTCTGCATCAAAGATACTG AGTTCCAGCTTGAACTTTTGATGCAATCTCTTCTGTTTTCTCGG GCCACAGTTTCTGATGGAAAAATTGCCAGTAATCTGACTAAGGTTATGCTTGGTGGAATGTTCTTGAG GGATACCTTCTCACGTCCTCCTTGCACTTTAGTGCAACCTTCCATGCAGGCCATCACAGAAAATGATGGGCAGATTCCTGACTTTG CAAAGAATTTTTGCCCTCCTATATATCCTCTGGGAGACCACCAGTGGCAGACAAATGTTGGTATTCCTTTGATATGTCTCCACTCTCTTCAGCTCAAGCCCTCTCCAGTCCCACCATGTTTTGCTTCGCAAACAGTTATTGCTTGCCAGCCTCTTATG ATTCACCTTCAGGAAGAATCGTGTTTGAGAATAACTTCCTTCTTAGCTGATGGCATTGCTGTCAATCCTGgggatattttacctgatttttcAGTAAATTCTGTGGTATTTGTCCTCAAGGAATTAGATGTTATTGTTCCGTTGGATGTGAGTCAATCACACAATCCAGCTGACAATGGGAACTATACTGTCCACAATGCCTTTGCTGGAGCAAGGCTTCATATTGAAAATTTGTTCTTCTCAGAGTCGCCAAAACTAAAACTCAGGCTACTGAACCTTGAGAAAGATCCTGCTTGCTTTTGTCTTTGGGATGGTCAACCAATTGATGCTAGCCAGAAGAAATGGACTACTGGAGCATCGCATCTTACTCTATCTCTGGAAACATCTTCCAGCTTAAATGGGACGCTGAATTTGAATGGGATGACCTCTGGCTTATGGAGATGTGTTGAGCTACAAGATGCTTCTGTGGAGGTTGCCATGATATCAGCTGATGGGGGTCCATTAACAAATGTTCCTCCCCCGGGTGGTACTGTCAGAGTTGGCGTTGCttgtcaacaatatttttccAACACTTCTGTTGAGCAGTTATTCTTCGTCCTTGATCTTTATGCATACCTTGGCAGAGTTAGTGAAACGATTGCCTCAGTTGGTAAGAATAGGAGACAGAAGATAAATAGGAATGAATCTTCAGGTGTTAGGCTAATGGATAAGGTTCCCTGTGACACTGCAGTAAGCTTAGCAGTGAAGGAACTACGACTTCGATTTTTAGAATCTTCCGCCTCAGATATTGAGGGAATGCCTCTGGTTCAATTTATTGGGGAAGATCTTTTCATAAAAGTTGCTCATAGAACCCTCGGCGGTGCCATTGCCATTTCATCCTCTATATGCTGGCAGAGTGTTGAGGTGGACTGTGTAGAGACTGAGGGAAGCTTGGCATATGAAAATGGCACACAAACAAGTTCTGTTGAAAATGGATGTCTTGTAGCTGCAAATGGATATCCTCAACTAAGAGCTGTGTTTTGGGTGCATAATGGACACAAATATCAAGCAAACGGTATTACTCGCACAATCCCATTTCTAGACACAAGCATGGTGCATGTGATTCCATTAAGCGAATTGGATCGAGAGTGCCACAGTTTAAGTGTTTCTGCCTGTATATCTGGTGTTCGCCTGGGTGGAGGAATGAACTATGCTGAAGCTCTTCTCCATCGGTTTGGAGTATTGGGGCCTGATGGTGGTCCAGGTGAGGGGCTTTCTAAAGGATTAGAAAATTTATCGACTGGGCCACTGTCTAAACTTTTTAAAGGGTCGCCTCTTATTGATAATCTAAAAGAAG ATGCAAGTCCAGTAGATGGAAAAGATGGAGTCTTACACCTAGGAATACCTGATGATGTGGATGTGTGCATAGAATTCAAAGACTGGTTATTTGCTCTTGAAGGTGCACAGGAGATGACAGATAGGTGGTGGTTTTACAATCATGAAGATGTGGGGAGAGAAGAGAGGTGTTGGCATACATCTTTCCAAAGTTTGCTGGTAAAAGCTAAAAGTGGTCCAAAGAAAGAGcgaaatggaaaaggaaaaccAAATGGAAAACTGAAATATCCTGTGGAATTAGTTACG GTTGGGGTGGAAGGCTTGCAGACATTGAAGCCACAGGGACAAAAGGGTGTGTCTATGCCTGCAAATGGGATAAAGGAAGTTGTGGAGACATCTGGAGGAGTAAATCTTGAAGTTTGTATGGTGGCATTGGAGGAAAACATTGATGATGAGATGGCCAATTGGGCCGTGGAAAACTTGAAATTTTCTGTTAAGCAACCG ATTGAGGCTGTTGTGACCAAAGATGAGCTCCAGCACCTTGCTTTGTTGTGCAAGTCTGAAGTTGATGCAATGGGTCGGATAGCTGCTGGCGTCCTGAAGCTACTCAAGCTTGAAGGGTCAATTGGCCAGGCAGCCATAGACCAACTTAGCAACCTTG GAAGTGAGGGCTTCGACAAGATTTTCACCCCGGACAAGTTCAGAAAGGGTACTAGTCCTGCCAGTACCTCTTTCTCCCCATCACCacatattattaatgaaagCCCCCGAACAACCGTGGAATCAACAGTAGCTTCACTCGAGGAAGCAGTTTTGGACTCACAGGCCAAATTGGCTGCCCTTTTTACTGATTTATCTAGTTCAGAATCCTCCACACAACATCTTGCTGATATTAAACAACTCGGCCGGAAGCTTGAAAGCATGCAGAGTTTGGTGATGCAATTACGGACCAAAATTTAA
- the LOC133703383 gene encoding uncharacterized protein LOC133703383 isoform X2 encodes MYSSLACAQEGASRRDDDGAKRVFFGGERFLEGISGEAYITMQRTEQNSPLGLEVQLHIPEAICPALSEPGLRALLRFMTGLYVCLNRGDVDLQSQQRSTEAAGRSLVSIVVDHIFLCIKDTEFQLELLMQSLLFSRATVSDGKIASNLTKVMLGGMFLRDTFSRPPCTLVQPSMQAITENDGQIPDFAKNFCPPIYPLGDHQWQTNVGIPLICLHSLQLKPSPVPPCFASQTVIACQPLMIHLQEESCLRITSFLADGIAVNPGDILPDFSVNSVVFVLKELDVIVPLDVSQSHNPADNGNYTVHNAFAGARLHIENLFFSESPKLKLRLLNLEKDPACFCLWDGQPIDASQKKWTTGASHLTLSLETSSSLNGTLNLNGMTSGLWRCVELQDASVEVAMISADGGPLTNVPPPGGTVRVGVACQQYFSNTSVEQLFFVLDLYAYLGRVSETIASVGKNRRQKINRNESSGVRLMDKVPCDTAVSLAVKELRLRFLESSASDIEGMPLVQFIGEDLFIKVAHRTLGGAIAISSSICWQSVEVDCVETEGSLAYENGTQTSSVENGCLVAANGYPQLRAVFWVHNGHKYQANGITRTIPFLDTSMVHVIPLSELDRECHSLSVSACISGVRLGGGMNYAEALLHRFGVLGPDGGPGEGLSKGLENLSTGPLSKLFKGSPLIDNLKEDASPVDGKDGVLHLGIPDDVDVCIEFKDWLFALEGAQEMTDRWWFYNHEDVGREERCWHTSFQSLLVKAKSGPKKERNGKGKPNGKLKYPVELVTVGVEGLQTLKPQGQKGVSMPANGIKEVVETSGGVNLEVCMVALEENIDDEMANWAVENLKFSVKQPIEAVVTKDELQHLALLCKSEVDAMGRIAAGVLKLLKLEGSIGQAAIDQLSNLGSEGFDKIFTPDKFRKGTSPASTSFSPSPHIINESPRTTVESTVASLEEAVLDSQAKLAALFTDLSSSESSTQHLADIKQLGRKLESMQSLVMQLRTKI; translated from the exons ATGTATTCAAG TTTAGCATGTGCTCAGGAGGGAGCCTCCCGGAGAGATGATGATGGTGCAAAGCGAGTTTTCTTTGGTGGAGAACGTTTTCTGGAAGGAATATCTGGAGAGGCCTAT ATCACAATGCAGAGAACTGAACAAAACAGTCCACTCGGGCTTGAGGTTCAATTACACATTCCAGAAGCCATCTGTCCTGCATTGAGTGAACCAg GACTACGTGCTCTTCTTCGCTTCATgacagggttatatgtttgtctTAATAGAGGAGATGTGGATCTACAGTCTCAGCAG CGATCTACAGAAGCAGCAGGGCGTTCTCTTGTCTCAATTGTTGTGGACCACATATTTCTCTGCATCAAAGATACTG AGTTCCAGCTTGAACTTTTGATGCAATCTCTTCTGTTTTCTCGG GCCACAGTTTCTGATGGAAAAATTGCCAGTAATCTGACTAAGGTTATGCTTGGTGGAATGTTCTTGAG GGATACCTTCTCACGTCCTCCTTGCACTTTAGTGCAACCTTCCATGCAGGCCATCACAGAAAATGATGGGCAGATTCCTGACTTTG CAAAGAATTTTTGCCCTCCTATATATCCTCTGGGAGACCACCAGTGGCAGACAAATGTTGGTATTCCTTTGATATGTCTCCACTCTCTTCAGCTCAAGCCCTCTCCAGTCCCACCATGTTTTGCTTCGCAAACAGTTATTGCTTGCCAGCCTCTTATG ATTCACCTTCAGGAAGAATCGTGTTTGAGAATAACTTCCTTCTTAGCTGATGGCATTGCTGTCAATCCTGgggatattttacctgatttttcAGTAAATTCTGTGGTATTTGTCCTCAAGGAATTAGATGTTATTGTTCCGTTGGATGTGAGTCAATCACACAATCCAGCTGACAATGGGAACTATACTGTCCACAATGCCTTTGCTGGAGCAAGGCTTCATATTGAAAATTTGTTCTTCTCAGAGTCGCCAAAACTAAAACTCAGGCTACTGAACCTTGAGAAAGATCCTGCTTGCTTTTGTCTTTGGGATGGTCAACCAATTGATGCTAGCCAGAAGAAATGGACTACTGGAGCATCGCATCTTACTCTATCTCTGGAAACATCTTCCAGCTTAAATGGGACGCTGAATTTGAATGGGATGACCTCTGGCTTATGGAGATGTGTTGAGCTACAAGATGCTTCTGTGGAGGTTGCCATGATATCAGCTGATGGGGGTCCATTAACAAATGTTCCTCCCCCGGGTGGTACTGTCAGAGTTGGCGTTGCttgtcaacaatatttttccAACACTTCTGTTGAGCAGTTATTCTTCGTCCTTGATCTTTATGCATACCTTGGCAGAGTTAGTGAAACGATTGCCTCAGTTGGTAAGAATAGGAGACAGAAGATAAATAGGAATGAATCTTCAGGTGTTAGGCTAATGGATAAGGTTCCCTGTGACACTGCAGTAAGCTTAGCAGTGAAGGAACTACGACTTCGATTTTTAGAATCTTCCGCCTCAGATATTGAGGGAATGCCTCTGGTTCAATTTATTGGGGAAGATCTTTTCATAAAAGTTGCTCATAGAACCCTCGGCGGTGCCATTGCCATTTCATCCTCTATATGCTGGCAGAGTGTTGAGGTGGACTGTGTAGAGACTGAGGGAAGCTTGGCATATGAAAATGGCACACAAACAAGTTCTGTTGAAAATGGATGTCTTGTAGCTGCAAATGGATATCCTCAACTAAGAGCTGTGTTTTGGGTGCATAATGGACACAAATATCAAGCAAACGGTATTACTCGCACAATCCCATTTCTAGACACAAGCATGGTGCATGTGATTCCATTAAGCGAATTGGATCGAGAGTGCCACAGTTTAAGTGTTTCTGCCTGTATATCTGGTGTTCGCCTGGGTGGAGGAATGAACTATGCTGAAGCTCTTCTCCATCGGTTTGGAGTATTGGGGCCTGATGGTGGTCCAGGTGAGGGGCTTTCTAAAGGATTAGAAAATTTATCGACTGGGCCACTGTCTAAACTTTTTAAAGGGTCGCCTCTTATTGATAATCTAAAAGAAG ATGCAAGTCCAGTAGATGGAAAAGATGGAGTCTTACACCTAGGAATACCTGATGATGTGGATGTGTGCATAGAATTCAAAGACTGGTTATTTGCTCTTGAAGGTGCACAGGAGATGACAGATAGGTGGTGGTTTTACAATCATGAAGATGTGGGGAGAGAAGAGAGGTGTTGGCATACATCTTTCCAAAGTTTGCTGGTAAAAGCTAAAAGTGGTCCAAAGAAAGAGcgaaatggaaaaggaaaaccAAATGGAAAACTGAAATATCCTGTGGAATTAGTTACG GTTGGGGTGGAAGGCTTGCAGACATTGAAGCCACAGGGACAAAAGGGTGTGTCTATGCCTGCAAATGGGATAAAGGAAGTTGTGGAGACATCTGGAGGAGTAAATCTTGAAGTTTGTATGGTGGCATTGGAGGAAAACATTGATGATGAGATGGCCAATTGGGCCGTGGAAAACTTGAAATTTTCTGTTAAGCAACCG ATTGAGGCTGTTGTGACCAAAGATGAGCTCCAGCACCTTGCTTTGTTGTGCAAGTCTGAAGTTGATGCAATGGGTCGGATAGCTGCTGGCGTCCTGAAGCTACTCAAGCTTGAAGGGTCAATTGGCCAGGCAGCCATAGACCAACTTAGCAACCTTG GAAGTGAGGGCTTCGACAAGATTTTCACCCCGGACAAGTTCAGAAAGGGTACTAGTCCTGCCAGTACCTCTTTCTCCCCATCACCacatattattaatgaaagCCCCCGAACAACCGTGGAATCAACAGTAGCTTCACTCGAGGAAGCAGTTTTGGACTCACAGGCCAAATTGGCTGCCCTTTTTACTGATTTATCTAGTTCAGAATCCTCCACACAACATCTTGCTGATATTAAACAACTCGGCCGGAAGCTTGAAAGCATGCAGAGTTTGGTGATGCAATTACGGACCAAAATTTAA